A window of the Branchiibius hedensis genome harbors these coding sequences:
- a CDS encoding SDR family NAD(P)-dependent oxidoreductase, translating into MRTLEGRVALVTGAGDGLGRVEALTLAAAGAAVAVNDIDDRAHAVAEQIERLGGRAIPLVADVGDWVAAETLVSDTIGALGGLDILVNNAGITRDRMLFNLARSDWESVMAVHLTGHAATSRAAAAYWRTLAKTGDPVDARVINTASESFLFGPPGQANYAAAKAGIVALTLSTARALGQYGVTANAICPRARTAMTADLYGEEQHPTEAGRDPWAPEHVARLVRYLAGPAAAGITGQVLVTYGPRVAVLAAPTVAATFRADVAFDDDTLDAGLGDFLRTEFAGRGFAAPQVAHAFDEA; encoded by the coding sequence GTGAGGACCCTCGAAGGACGCGTTGCTCTGGTGACCGGAGCCGGGGACGGTCTCGGCAGGGTCGAGGCGCTGACTCTTGCCGCGGCCGGCGCAGCGGTCGCCGTCAATGACATCGACGACCGCGCTCACGCTGTCGCCGAGCAGATCGAACGTCTCGGCGGACGCGCGATCCCGCTGGTTGCCGACGTCGGCGATTGGGTCGCCGCTGAGACGCTCGTCTCCGACACGATCGGTGCCTTGGGTGGGCTCGACATCCTGGTCAACAACGCGGGGATCACCCGCGACCGCATGCTGTTCAACCTCGCCCGAAGTGACTGGGAGAGCGTGATGGCGGTGCACCTGACCGGTCATGCCGCGACGTCGCGAGCGGCAGCTGCCTACTGGCGCACCCTTGCTAAGACCGGCGACCCGGTCGACGCCCGGGTTATCAACACCGCCTCGGAATCCTTCCTGTTCGGGCCGCCCGGCCAAGCGAACTACGCCGCGGCTAAGGCCGGGATCGTGGCACTCACCTTGTCGACGGCGCGCGCCCTCGGCCAGTACGGCGTGACCGCCAACGCCATCTGCCCACGCGCCCGCACCGCGATGACCGCCGATCTGTACGGCGAGGAACAGCACCCGACGGAGGCCGGACGCGACCCGTGGGCACCGGAACACGTCGCGCGACTCGTGCGCTACCTCGCCGGGCCGGCGGCCGCCGGCATCACCGGTCAGGTGCTGGTCACCTACGGTCCCAGGGTCGCAGTGCTAGCCGCACCGACGGTCGCCGCCACCTTCCGGGCGGACGTCGCCTTCGATGACGACACGCTCGACGCCGGCTTGGGTGATTTCCTGCGGACCGAATTCGCAGGGCGCGGCTTTGCAGCGCCGCAGGTGGCGCACGCGTTCGACGAAGCCTGA